The following coding sequences are from one Maledivibacter sp. window:
- a CDS encoding 4Fe-4S binding protein: MKKLLLLSFPSNLTGEPITYTLIKNYDLKINILRASIDYNIKGSLFLEVEGLEEKLNLGIEYLKIKGVKVSIINTAIRIDGDSCVNCGACTAICEVGALTMDKDWKIIFHKDRCLDCKLCIKACPVRAIASIV, translated from the coding sequence ATGAAAAAGCTATTACTTTTATCCTTTCCATCGAATTTAACGGGTGAACCAATCACCTATACACTTATAAAGAACTATGATCTAAAGATAAATATTTTAAGAGCATCGATAGACTACAATATTAAGGGCTCGTTATTTTTAGAAGTGGAGGGACTAGAAGAAAAATTGAACTTAGGTATTGAGTATTTAAAAATTAAAGGTGTTAAGGTTAGCATAATAAATACGGCAATAAGAATAGATGGGGATTCCTGCGTCAATTGCGGAGCTTGTACGGCTATTTGTGAAGTAGGGGCATTGACTATGGACAAGGACTGGAAGATTATCTTCCATAAAGACAGGTGCCTTGATTGTAAATTATGCATAAAAGCTTGTCCCGTAAGAGCTATAGCTAGTATAGTTTAA
- a CDS encoding homocysteine biosynthesis protein, protein MSFKKSYEEINEKIKKGEAVVVTAEEVIDIVKEKGIKEASKYVDVVTTATFGPMCSTGAFLNFGHSDPPIRMSKVHLNGVSAYAGLAAVDVYIGATEESEEKGPEYGGAHVICDLIDGKKVHLRATAKGTDCYPCKEVETFITKDSINEAYLFNPRNCYQNYDAAINTSNRRLYTYMGILQPNKGNITYSTSGQLSPLFNDPLYKTIGIGTRIFLAGTVGYVSWQGTQFNSACERDERGIPLGGAGTLAVIGDLKNMSTKYIRPAVFERYGTSMFVGIGIPIPILDEEIMKNVSIEDKDIYTNIIDYSVQKRSKPSLKRVSYKELRSGKVSLDGEEIKTAPLSSLEKARSIAQELKTWIQKGDFFIQEPIQVFPLNNRLKSLEIVESEEV, encoded by the coding sequence GTGTCATTTAAGAAATCCTATGAAGAAATTAACGAAAAGATAAAAAAAGGTGAAGCGGTTGTGGTTACAGCAGAGGAAGTAATTGATATCGTAAAGGAAAAGGGGATAAAGGAAGCAAGCAAATATGTTGATGTTGTAACAACAGCCACCTTTGGTCCTATGTGTTCCACAGGAGCATTTCTCAATTTTGGTCATTCTGATCCACCGATAAGAATGTCTAAGGTGCATTTGAATGGAGTATCTGCTTATGCAGGACTTGCAGCGGTAGACGTATATATAGGAGCAACTGAAGAATCCGAGGAAAAGGGTCCAGAATATGGTGGCGCCCATGTAATATGTGACCTTATAGATGGAAAAAAAGTTCATCTAAGGGCAACTGCTAAGGGAACCGATTGTTATCCTTGTAAAGAAGTGGAGACATTTATAACAAAGGATTCTATAAATGAAGCCTATTTGTTTAATCCTAGAAACTGTTATCAAAACTATGATGCGGCAATAAATACTTCCAATAGAAGACTTTATACCTATATGGGAATACTTCAGCCAAACAAAGGAAATATTACCTATTCAACGTCGGGTCAGTTAAGTCCACTTTTCAACGATCCACTATACAAAACCATAGGTATAGGAACAAGAATTTTTTTGGCTGGAACCGTTGGATATGTATCATGGCAGGGGACACAATTTAATTCGGCATGTGAAAGAGATGAGAGGGGTATACCACTAGGTGGAGCTGGAACCTTGGCAGTAATAGGGGATTTGAAAAATATGAGTACAAAATACATCAGACCAGCTGTGTTTGAGAGATATGGTACATCTATGTTTGTGGGTATAGGAATACCAATACCAATACTTGATGAAGAAATAATGAAAAATGTTTCAATTGAGGATAAAGATATCTATACCAATATCATAGATTATAGTGTACAAAAAAGAAGTAAACCTAGCTTAAAAAGAGTGAGCTATAAGGAGCTTAGAAGCGGAAAGGTAAGCCTAGACGGGGAGGAAATAAAGACCGCGCCATTGTCGAGTTTAGAAAAGGCACGTAGTATAGCACAGGAGCTTAAGACATGGATACAAAAAGGTGATTTTTTTATACAAGAGCCCATTCAAGTTTTTCCACTTAATAATAGGTTGAAATCCCTTGAAATAGTAGAATCAGAGGAGGTTTAA
- a CDS encoding biotin-dependent carboxyltransferase family protein yields the protein MASLKVINAGPLTTIQDAGRIGHGQYGIPTAGAMDILSLQLANILVGNDRYEAVIESTFMGPEIEFDDNLIISITGGDISPTINGKEIGMYSTIYVNKGDVLKFGDLKKGCRSYLAVSGGFDLPKIMDSKSTYLRGKLGGLEGRKLKMGDLLSVNRDKGYKYLGVRRITKDFIPTYKNQYIARVIMGPEDYRFTKDGIEAFLNNEYTLSNQCDRMGYRLNGAKIQHEEGADIISGGITLGAIQVPGHGEPIIMMADRQTTGGYTKIANVISADIPYLAQLKAGDKVKFQKINIDGAQALAKEREKRLSQIISEFEQIKINNIIKTRRNFNIRLNGKEFNIGVQELE from the coding sequence ATGGCTAGCTTAAAGGTAATTAATGCTGGGCCACTTACAACCATTCAAGATGCTGGAAGAATAGGCCATGGACAGTATGGAATACCCACAGCGGGGGCAATGGATATTCTTTCATTACAGCTTGCAAACATATTGGTTGGCAATGATAGATATGAGGCCGTCATTGAAAGTACCTTTATGGGGCCTGAAATAGAGTTTGATGATAATTTGATTATTTCAATAACTGGAGGAGATATATCTCCTACTATCAATGGAAAAGAAATTGGTATGTATAGTACTATTTATGTAAATAAAGGGGATGTCTTAAAATTTGGGGATTTAAAAAAGGGATGCAGGTCATATTTAGCTGTATCAGGTGGATTTGATTTACCCAAAATCATGGATAGCAAGTCCACATATCTTAGAGGAAAACTTGGAGGATTAGAAGGTAGAAAGCTTAAAATGGGAGATTTGCTGTCGGTTAATAGAGATAAAGGATATAAATATTTAGGAGTTAGAAGGATTACAAAGGATTTTATACCAACTTATAAAAATCAGTATATTGCTAGAGTTATTATGGGGCCAGAGGATTATAGATTTACTAAGGATGGAATTGAAGCATTCTTAAATAATGAATATACCCTGTCGAACCAATGTGACAGGATGGGATATAGATTAAATGGAGCAAAAATACAGCATGAAGAAGGGGCTGATATAATATCAGGAGGTATTACCCTAGGGGCAATACAGGTACCCGGACATGGTGAGCCTATAATTATGATGGCGGATAGGCAAACCACAGGTGGATATACAAAGATAGCCAATGTGATTTCAGCGGATATACCATACCTTGCTCAGCTAAAAGCAGGTGATAAGGTTAAATTCCAGAAAATCAACATAGATGGGGCTCAAGCGCTTGCAAAGGAGAGGGAAAAAAGATTATCTCAGATAATAAGCGAGTTTGAACAAATAAAAATAAATAATATAATAAAAACCAGGAGGAACTTTAATATAAGATTAAATGGTAAAGAATTTAATATAGGAGTTCAGGAATTAGAATGA
- the pxpB gene encoding 5-oxoprolinase subunit PxpB — protein sequence MYENIKFIPSGDSGLILEVSNQISDDVNEKIRALCYCIKKRRLKEIIELVPTYTTILIVYDCIKSSYEELVEKLGDLEKSIKDVKIPPPEIVHIPTLYGGEYGVDLENVAKHNRLTIDEVIDIHSSINYLVYMIGFTPGFPYLGGMSEKIATPRLGVPREKISRGSVGIAGNQTGIYPIDSPGGWQIIGRTPLNLFDSERSPSVLLKAGQYLKFDSINEQEYKSIRKEIMGNRYDIEKTVLKEVQLNG from the coding sequence ATGTATGAGAATATAAAATTTATTCCCTCTGGAGATAGTGGACTAATTCTAGAGGTTAGTAATCAAATATCAGATGACGTAAACGAAAAAATAAGAGCATTATGCTATTGTATAAAAAAAAGAAGGCTTAAAGAAATAATTGAACTTGTGCCTACCTATACAACAATTTTGATAGTTTATGATTGTATCAAGTCTTCATATGAGGAGTTAGTAGAAAAACTAGGGGATTTAGAAAAATCTATAAAGGACGTCAAGATTCCTCCCCCAGAAATAGTCCATATTCCAACGTTGTACGGTGGTGAATATGGGGTGGATCTAGAGAATGTGGCTAAACATAATAGATTGACCATTGATGAAGTAATCGACATTCATAGTTCTATAAACTACCTAGTATATATGATTGGGTTCACCCCTGGATTTCCCTATCTTGGAGGCATGTCTGAAAAAATAGCTACTCCAAGATTAGGGGTCCCAAGAGAAAAAATTTCTAGAGGATCAGTCGGAATTGCCGGTAATCAAACGGGTATATATCCCATTGATAGCCCAGGGGGATGGCAGATAATAGGACGAACTCCTTTGAACTTATTTGATTCTGAAAGAAGCCCATCTGTACTTTTAAAGGCTGGACAATATTTAAAGTTTGATTCTATAAATGAACAAGAGTATAAATCAATTCGGAAAGAAATTATGGGAAATAGGTATGATATTGAAAAAACCGTTCTAAAGGAGGTACAGTTAAATGGCTAG
- a CDS encoding 5-oxoprolinase subunit PxpA: protein MFAVDLNCDLGESFGNYVLGKDELVLDYVTSVNIACGFHAGDPVVMEKTVKKAIEKGVAIGAHPGYPDLMGFGRRNMNISLEEARAYMIYQVGALKSFVESYGGRLQHVKPHGALYNTAAKDYELAKALAEAVYDIDKNLIFMGLSDSQMIKAAKDVGLRVSNEVFADRAYNNDGTLVSRKLEGAVIRDTKVCVSRVLDMMKKGSVKAIDDTEIEIKADSICVHGDNEMAVEFTKNLREKLMENEVFLKNLKDIL, encoded by the coding sequence GTGTTCGCAGTAGACTTAAATTGTGATTTAGGAGAAAGCTTTGGGAATTATGTATTAGGTAAAGATGAATTGGTATTAGATTATGTGACCTCCGTTAATATAGCGTGTGGTTTTCATGCAGGAGATCCTGTAGTAATGGAAAAAACAGTAAAGAAAGCCATAGAAAAGGGAGTTGCAATTGGAGCCCATCCCGGATATCCAGATTTAATGGGATTTGGAAGAAGAAATATGAATATAAGCTTGGAAGAAGCAAGGGCATATATGATTTATCAAGTGGGAGCCCTAAAGAGCTTTGTGGAAAGCTATGGGGGTAGACTTCAGCACGTTAAACCCCATGGGGCCCTTTATAATACTGCAGCTAAGGACTATGAATTGGCAAAAGCTTTAGCTGAGGCCGTATATGATATAGATAAGAATTTAATTTTTATGGGATTGTCAGATTCACAAATGATAAAGGCGGCAAAGGATGTGGGGCTAAGGGTATCTAATGAGGTATTTGCTGATAGGGCGTATAATAATGATGGAACCCTAGTGTCAAGAAAGCTAGAAGGAGCCGTAATACGAGATACTAAGGTTTGTGTAAGCAGGGTACTGGATATGATGAAAAAGGGAAGTGTAAAGGCAATAGATGATACGGAAATAGAAATAAAGGCGGATAGTATATGTGTCCATGGTGACAATGAAATGGCTGTAGAGTTTACAAAAAATCTGAGGGAGAAGCTCATGGAAAATGAAGTATTTTTAAAGAACTTAAAGGATATCCTTTAG
- a CDS encoding putative hydro-lyase has translation MTDLSFESPAFVRQQIRETTLQGPTSGLCRGYAQGNLVVLPKNLAYDFLLFAHRNPRPCPVLGVTDIGQKEFEIIAKGSDITTDIPKYRIYKKGELQGEYLDIKDYWREDFVSFILGCSFTFESALIDQEISVRHIEAKSNVPMFITNIQCRSAGIFSGPMVVSMRPIHVNNIVKTVQITTKYPRVHGAPIHIGNPKLIGINDIFNPDFGDPVEIKENEIPVFWACGVTPQAVAMDVKPEIIITHAPGHMFITDVKNHELGDL, from the coding sequence ATGACTGATTTATCCTTTGAAAGTCCAGCTTTTGTAAGACAGCAAATAAGAGAAACAACACTTCAGGGGCCAACTTCAGGACTGTGTAGGGGCTATGCCCAAGGGAATTTAGTTGTTTTACCTAAGAACTTAGCCTATGATTTTCTATTATTTGCCCATAGAAACCCAAGACCATGTCCAGTTTTAGGGGTCACAGATATAGGGCAAAAGGAATTTGAAATTATTGCTAAGGGGTCTGATATAACCACGGATATACCCAAGTATAGAATATATAAAAAGGGTGAATTGCAAGGAGAATACTTGGATATCAAAGATTATTGGAGGGAGGATTTCGTTTCTTTCATATTAGGATGTAGTTTTACCTTTGAATCAGCTTTAATTGATCAAGAAATTTCAGTAAGACATATTGAGGCAAAAAGTAATGTGCCTATGTTTATAACAAATATTCAATGTAGGTCTGCCGGCATTTTTTCTGGACCAATGGTGGTTAGTATGAGACCTATACATGTAAATAATATAGTGAAAACCGTTCAAATAACAACAAAATATCCTAGAGTTCATGGAGCGCCCATACATATAGGTAATCCAAAGCTTATAGGTATAAATGATATATTCAATCCTGATTTTGGTGACCCGGTTGAAATTAAGGAAAATGAAATACCCGTATTTTGGGCATGTGGTGTTACACCCCAGGCAGTTGCCATGGATGTAAAGCCTGAGATTATCATAACCCATGCACCAGGACATATGTTTATAACAGATGTTAAGAATCATGAACTAGGAGATTTATAG
- a CDS encoding Nramp family divalent metal transporter yields MEGASGKKKSFMERLKTMGPAAIVTAAFIGPGTVTTASLAGASYGYALLWAMVFSVFATIILQEMSARLGIVTRMGLGEALREQFENPMIKYVSIFLVISAIGIGCAAYETGNILGGALGLEAITGVSMNVWGPIMGIGAFILLFTGSYKLIEKVLVGLVVLMSLVFITTAIVVGPDWGQILSGMFIPSVPKGSVFIVMALIGTTVVPYNLFLHSSAVQERWKDASGLGESRSDIFLSIILGGLITVAIIITASAAFFGKGVGIKSAGDMAKQLEPLLGQWAKYFFAFGLFSAGLSSSITAPLAAAYATSGALGWKKDFKDSKFRAVWMLVLIIGIVFSAIGLKPISAIIFAQAANGVLLPIVAIFLLYVMNNKKRLGKYVNTGITNVLGGIVVLVAIGLGLRGILKVLGLM; encoded by the coding sequence ATGGAAGGTGCATCGGGAAAAAAGAAAAGCTTCATGGAAAGATTAAAGACTATGGGACCAGCAGCAATTGTAACGGCAGCATTTATAGGCCCTGGAACAGTTACGACTGCTTCATTAGCAGGAGCTAGTTATGGTTATGCATTACTATGGGCTATGGTATTCTCGGTATTTGCTACAATCATACTACAGGAAATGTCAGCTAGATTAGGCATAGTTACTAGGATGGGACTTGGAGAGGCTCTAAGGGAGCAGTTTGAAAATCCCATGATAAAATATGTAAGCATTTTTCTAGTTATTTCGGCTATTGGTATTGGTTGTGCAGCCTATGAAACAGGAAATATCTTGGGAGGAGCATTGGGCTTAGAAGCAATTACAGGAGTATCCATGAATGTATGGGGACCAATTATGGGTATTGGAGCATTTATTCTATTATTTACAGGTAGTTATAAATTAATTGAAAAAGTGCTTGTTGGATTAGTTGTACTTATGAGCTTAGTATTTATTACTACAGCAATTGTAGTTGGACCAGACTGGGGTCAGATTCTATCCGGTATGTTTATTCCTTCTGTACCAAAGGGATCGGTATTTATTGTTATGGCACTTATAGGAACTACAGTGGTACCTTATAATTTATTTCTTCATTCATCAGCAGTACAGGAAAGATGGAAGGATGCCTCAGGACTTGGGGAATCAAGGTCAGATATTTTTCTTTCTATAATTCTTGGTGGACTAATAACAGTAGCGATTATTATTACAGCTTCAGCCGCATTTTTCGGAAAAGGGGTTGGAATAAAGAGTGCAGGGGATATGGCAAAGCAGCTTGAACCTTTATTAGGACAATGGGCTAAGTATTTCTTCGCCTTTGGACTATTTTCAGCGGGGTTATCATCCTCTATAACTGCACCACTTGCAGCGGCCTATGCTACATCGGGAGCATTGGGTTGGAAAAAAGATTTCAAGGACAGTAAATTTAGAGCTGTTTGGATGCTGGTTCTGATTATAGGCATCGTTTTTTCTGCAATAGGATTAAAACCAATTTCAGCGATTATATTCGCACAAGCAGCAAATGGAGTGTTACTACCAATAGTTGCAATATTCCTATTATATGTAATGAACAACAAGAAAAGGCTTGGTAAATATGTAAATACTGGGATAACTAATGTATTAGGTGGAATTGTTGTACTTGTTGCTATTGGACTAGGACTTAGAGGTATTTTAAAGGTTTTAGGATTGATGTAG